In Cytobacillus oceanisediminis, the following proteins share a genomic window:
- a CDS encoding cytochrome ubiquinol oxidase subunit I has product MSDLLIARSLFGTTMGFHIIFATIGVGLPLMMLTAELLYQKTKDHDYVIMAKRWTKAFAVLLGVGIPTGTIAGTQLSLLWPGFMEVIGKVMALPFQIEIYAFFIEALFMSIYVYAAERIPPWMRISSLVLVALGAFASAVLITNVHAFEGTPQGFRIVDGEIVDVDPWAAFFNPSFIVTAGHVALSAYTTGAFVVASVAAFKMLRTPFGTRVYNFHKKALMLSLIVGGIFSFLTALNGHESAQYLHEYQPEKLAAAEGLFETQSYAPLSIGGFTDRETQRVKWGIEIPWALSFLAGNSFDTVVVGLNDFSEEEWPPLFVHTLFNAMVGIGSLLILLSLIAFVWNKFLKRDHFPRFLMWAFVASGPLAVLGIEFGWVFACTGRQPWTIYRVLSTADSVTTAENLGILFILFALVYIVLGVAVVFVMLYYFKKNTVIDDISRAEQKNVPLYGSNT; this is encoded by the coding sequence ATGAGTGATTTATTGATTGCGAGGTCTTTATTTGGGACTACAATGGGCTTTCATATTATTTTTGCAACGATTGGAGTTGGCTTGCCGCTGATGATGCTGACAGCGGAACTTCTTTACCAGAAAACGAAAGATCATGATTACGTCATTATGGCCAAAAGGTGGACCAAGGCATTTGCAGTGCTTCTTGGAGTAGGAATTCCGACTGGAACCATAGCAGGGACGCAGCTTTCCCTACTCTGGCCTGGTTTTATGGAGGTTATCGGCAAGGTGATGGCATTGCCATTCCAGATTGAAATTTACGCTTTCTTTATTGAAGCTTTATTTATGTCAATTTATGTGTATGCTGCCGAAAGAATTCCTCCATGGATGCGTATATCAAGCCTTGTGCTGGTTGCTCTTGGCGCTTTCGCCTCTGCTGTTCTGATAACCAATGTTCACGCATTTGAAGGAACCCCGCAGGGCTTCAGGATTGTCGATGGGGAAATTGTCGATGTGGATCCATGGGCTGCATTTTTTAACCCAAGCTTTATCGTTACAGCTGGCCATGTGGCACTATCAGCTTATACAACAGGTGCATTTGTTGTAGCATCAGTTGCTGCTTTCAAAATGCTGAGAACTCCATTTGGAACACGAGTATATAACTTTCATAAAAAAGCACTTATGCTGAGCCTGATTGTCGGCGGAATTTTTTCATTTCTAACAGCTTTAAACGGCCATGAATCGGCTCAATATCTGCATGAGTATCAGCCCGAAAAACTCGCAGCAGCAGAGGGGCTGTTTGAAACACAATCCTATGCTCCCCTTTCAATTGGCGGATTTACAGACCGTGAAACACAGAGGGTTAAGTGGGGAATCGAAATTCCATGGGCACTAAGCTTTTTGGCGGGCAACAGCTTTGACACCGTTGTAGTGGGTCTGAATGATTTTTCGGAAGAAGAATGGCCTCCGCTTTTTGTTCATACTCTCTTTAATGCGATGGTCGGAATAGGCTCATTGCTCATATTATTATCACTAATTGCATTCGTATGGAATAAATTCCTGAAAAGAGATCATTTTCCGCGGTTCCTCATGTGGGCATTTGTTGCCTCTGGCCCGCTTGCAGTTCTTGGAATAGAATTCGGCTGGGTGTTTGCCTGTACCGGCCGTCAGCCTTGGACCATCTACAGGGTGCTGTCCACCGCTGATTCTGTTACGACAGCTGAAAATCTGGGGATATTATTTATCCTTTTTGCCCTGGTGTATATAGTGCTTGGAGTAGCAGTTGTGTTTGTTATGCTATATTACTTCAAAAAGAATACCGTCATAGATGATATAAGTAGAGCCGAACAGAAAAACGTTCCTCTATACGGATCAAATACATGA
- a CDS encoding cytochrome d ubiquinol oxidase subunit II produces MAEELLAITVLWGFVFIYAVMATMDFGAGFWSMIYFNRPKIKATNVANRYLSPTWEVTNTFIVAIVVAVYSLFPTAAYTLGTVLLIPGSIILLLLAIRSAFLVFSNIAEEYRKPLTYISGLSGILIPGLLISVLPITHGDYVEFNDGRQSLDLAHLFTSPNEYAFIGFAISSTLFLSSLLLADYSKASEEMEAYSVYRRDAIILGPVSIIMAFLIMFTLKREAFWIYEKMIDDLPLLLLSLGLFLIGGLALFLPSVNKKGVRGIPRLAVIAITLQYLAASYVYGKAHLPYIVYPEVTIASAFTDPSSFRAIFATYIAGFLILFPGFIYFWSLFMNDKRYLRQKQTKDPA; encoded by the coding sequence ATGGCGGAAGAATTACTGGCCATCACGGTGTTATGGGGATTCGTCTTCATATATGCAGTTATGGCGACAATGGATTTTGGCGCAGGTTTCTGGTCCATGATTTACTTCAATCGGCCTAAAATAAAGGCGACAAATGTAGCCAACCGCTATTTGTCGCCTACCTGGGAAGTGACAAACACCTTTATCGTCGCAATTGTAGTGGCAGTTTATAGCCTATTTCCGACTGCAGCCTATACACTGGGAACTGTACTTCTAATACCAGGCAGCATCATATTGCTATTACTGGCGATCCGAAGTGCATTCCTCGTGTTTTCCAACATTGCGGAAGAATACAGGAAGCCGCTCACCTATATTTCTGGCCTATCCGGAATCCTTATCCCCGGATTGCTGATTAGCGTTTTGCCTATCACCCATGGAGATTATGTTGAATTTAATGATGGCAGGCAATCTCTGGACCTTGCGCATCTTTTTACAAGCCCGAATGAATATGCTTTTATTGGTTTTGCAATCAGCAGCACATTGTTTTTGTCTTCCCTTCTCCTCGCCGACTACTCAAAAGCCTCGGAAGAGATGGAAGCTTACTCAGTATACCGCAGGGATGCAATCATTCTTGGACCAGTTTCAATCATAATGGCATTTCTTATCATGTTTACTTTAAAAAGGGAAGCATTTTGGATTTATGAAAAGATGATAGATGATTTGCCTTTGCTTTTGCTGTCTCTTGGATTGTTTCTGATAGGAGGGCTTGCACTGTTCCTCCCATCCGTAAACAAAAAAGGAGTTAGGGGTATTCCCAGATTGGCGGTTATTGCCATAACCCTCCAATACCTTGCTGCCAGCTATGTATATGGAAAAGCCCATCTTCCCTATATCGTATACCCTGAAGTGACTATTGCTTCTGCATTTACAGATCCGAGCTCATTCCGGGCCATATTTGCCACCTATATTGCAGGATTCCTTATCCTTTTCCCCGGGTTCATATACTTTTGGAGCCTTTTTATGAACGACAAACGATATCTGCGGCAAAAACAAACCAAAGACCCTGCATGA
- a CDS encoding DUF1540 domain-containing protein: MAKDVLCEVNNCTFWKNGNRCSADQIYVVSHTGETADNSKETDCKTFEPHDL; the protein is encoded by the coding sequence ATGGCAAAAGACGTTTTATGTGAAGTTAATAACTGCACTTTCTGGAAAAATGGGAACCGATGCAGTGCAGACCAAATATACGTAGTCAGCCATACTGGCGAAACTGCAGACAACAGCAAAGAAACAGACTGTAAAACATTCGAGCCTCATGACCTTTAA
- the menC gene encoding o-succinylbenzoate synthase gives MEIKTITLYKITMPLKTPFSTHLGTVNDREGIIVEVIDQEGRKGYGEGVAFSSPWYTEETVETSYHMLKEFLIPIMRNADIKHPSEAGRVFDAFRRNQMAKAALETALWDLAAKKEDISLSKYIGGKRELIPSGVVVGAKTKEEVRRQIEYYLESGYQRIKVKISPANDYEFISEIRRFYPDLPIMADANSAYSLDDIEHLKRLDDFGLLMIEQPLEYDDIVDHAKLQKQLKTPICLDESIVTFNDARRAVELASCKVINIKIGRVGGLGTAKKIHDYCLDKGIQVWCGGMLEFGISRAHNIALASMEGFTIPGDISASGRYWEEDIILPEVTVENGMIKVPDKPGIGYEINEKRLNEVSTSKEIIAL, from the coding sequence ATGGAAATAAAGACAATTACTTTATATAAAATCACGATGCCTTTGAAAACGCCCTTTTCCACTCATTTAGGGACAGTGAATGACAGAGAGGGAATCATTGTTGAGGTAATCGATCAAGAAGGACGGAAAGGCTACGGGGAAGGAGTCGCTTTTTCTTCACCCTGGTATACGGAGGAAACGGTTGAAACAAGCTATCATATGCTTAAAGAATTCCTTATCCCAATAATGCGTAATGCGGATATAAAGCATCCTTCAGAAGCAGGCCGGGTTTTTGACGCCTTCAGAAGGAATCAAATGGCGAAAGCAGCGCTTGAGACGGCTTTATGGGACTTGGCAGCCAAAAAAGAAGATATTTCTTTATCGAAATATATAGGCGGCAAGCGGGAATTGATTCCATCCGGCGTGGTTGTTGGCGCTAAAACAAAGGAAGAAGTAAGAAGGCAAATTGAATACTATTTGGAGAGCGGTTATCAAAGGATCAAAGTAAAAATCAGCCCCGCGAATGATTATGAATTTATTTCAGAGATCCGCCGCTTTTACCCCGATCTGCCAATCATGGCAGATGCTAATTCAGCTTACTCATTAGACGATATTGAACATTTAAAAAGGCTTGATGATTTCGGGCTGCTGATGATTGAACAGCCGCTGGAATATGATGATATTGTTGATCATGCAAAGCTTCAGAAACAACTGAAAACACCGATTTGCCTGGACGAAAGTATTGTCACCTTTAATGATGCCAGGAGAGCGGTCGAGCTGGCAAGCTGTAAAGTAATCAATATTAAGATTGGCCGGGTTGGAGGTCTGGGGACAGCAAAGAAGATTCATGATTATTGCCTGGATAAAGGGATCCAGGTCTGGTGTGGAGGCATGCTGGAGTTCGGTATCTCCCGTGCACATAATATTGCTCTTGCCTCCATGGAGGGCTTTACCATTCCTGGTGATATTTCAGCATCGGGCAGGTATTGGGAAGAAGACATCATTCTGCCAGAAGTCACCGTGGAAAACGGGATGATAAAAGTTCCTGATAAGCCGGGGATCGGTTATGAAATTAATGAAAAAAGGCTGAATGAAGTTTCCACCTCAAAAGAAATCATTGCTTTATAA
- a CDS encoding o-succinylbenzoate--CoA ligase translates to MEVQIVPNFLQKRTFLTPDRPALSFLGKTYTFSEIYERAYTIAGQLQAAGCMRGQFAGVLLRNHEDTVFILLALQLIDVKAVILNNRLTAEELIWQMNDSKSAFLLTENTFNEVSQRVVNSLGEISAIHKEDLFRKDPDEPSLVEEISLDEVCTVMYTSGTTGNPKGVLQTYGNHWWSAVGSALNLGLNENDSWLCAVPIFHISGYSILMRSIIYGMKMVLFESFNEEKAIEAISIEKVTIMSVVSTMLTRIADALKGEKLPEYFRCMLLGGGPAAKSLLEDCREKGIPVYQTYGMTETSSQIVTLAPEYSFSKLGSAGKPLFPSQLKVDAPNGKHANPGEAGEILVKGPNVTKGYLNRKEETAEKLKGGWLSTGDIGYVDKEGFLYVLDRRSDLIISGGENIYPAEVEGVLVSHSQISDAGVIGMKDDVWGEVPVAFIAGDENLDEKEVMLYCLEKLAKYKAPKKLIIINEIPRNASKKILRRKLRELLEESGN, encoded by the coding sequence ATGGAAGTGCAAATAGTGCCGAATTTTCTTCAAAAGCGGACTTTTTTAACCCCCGATCGCCCTGCCCTTTCCTTTTTGGGGAAAACCTATACATTTTCTGAAATATATGAGCGTGCATACACGATAGCAGGGCAGTTGCAGGCAGCTGGATGCATGAGAGGACAGTTTGCAGGTGTCCTTCTCCGAAATCATGAAGACACTGTTTTTATTCTGTTGGCCCTGCAGCTAATCGATGTAAAGGCCGTCATATTAAATAACAGGCTGACTGCTGAGGAATTGATTTGGCAAATGAATGATTCGAAGTCCGCTTTCCTTTTAACTGAGAATACTTTTAATGAAGTAAGCCAAAGGGTTGTAAACTCTTTAGGAGAAATTTCGGCAATCCATAAAGAAGATCTATTCAGGAAAGATCCTGATGAGCCGTCATTAGTAGAAGAAATAAGTCTTGATGAGGTTTGTACCGTCATGTATACATCCGGTACAACCGGCAATCCGAAAGGTGTACTGCAAACCTACGGAAATCATTGGTGGAGTGCTGTGGGGTCTGCATTGAATTTAGGGTTGAATGAAAACGACAGCTGGCTGTGTGCAGTCCCGATTTTTCATATTAGCGGCTATTCCATTTTAATGCGAAGCATTATCTACGGCATGAAAATGGTTCTTTTTGAATCTTTCAATGAAGAGAAAGCTATTGAGGCCATTTCCATCGAAAAAGTGACCATCATGTCTGTTGTAAGTACGATGCTGACCAGGATAGCAGATGCACTTAAAGGTGAAAAGCTGCCGGAGTATTTTAGATGTATGTTATTAGGGGGAGGGCCAGCAGCAAAATCTCTTCTTGAAGATTGCAGAGAGAAGGGAATTCCTGTTTACCAGACTTACGGAATGACAGAAACTTCGTCCCAGATTGTTACACTGGCTCCGGAATACAGTTTCAGCAAATTGGGTTCGGCCGGTAAGCCTTTATTTCCTTCCCAGCTGAAAGTTGATGCTCCAAATGGGAAGCATGCTAACCCCGGAGAAGCGGGCGAAATTCTTGTAAAAGGTCCAAATGTGACAAAAGGGTATTTAAACCGAAAAGAGGAAACAGCAGAAAAACTAAAGGGTGGCTGGCTTTCAACTGGAGATATTGGATATGTGGATAAGGAAGGATTTTTATATGTACTTGATCGGCGGTCAGATTTAATCATTTCAGGCGGAGAAAATATCTATCCAGCTGAAGTCGAGGGTGTACTTGTTTCACACTCCCAAATATCGGATGCAGGGGTTATTGGCATGAAGGACGACGTTTGGGGTGAAGTGCCTGTCGCTTTTATTGCCGGAGACGAGAATCTGGATGAAAAAGAAGTGATGCTGTACTGCTTAGAGAAGCTGGCAAAGTATAAAGCACCTAAAAAACTTATCATTATTAATGAAATTCCAAGGAACGCTTCTAAAAAGATTTTAAGAAGAAAGCTTCGGGAACTGCTTGAGGAAAGCGGGAATTAG
- the menB gene encoding 1,4-dihydroxy-2-naphthoyl-CoA synthase → MSAVEWVAGKQYEEIMYETYNGIAKITINRPQVHNAFTPRTVMELIDAFAYARDDENVGVIVLTGAGDKAFCSGGDQSVRGHGGYVGDDQIPRLNVLDLQRLIRVIPKPVIAMVKGYAIGGGHVLHIVCDLTIAADNAVFGQTGPKVGSFDAGYGSGYLARIVGHKKAREIWYLCRQYGAQEALDMGLVNTVVPLEKVEEETIKWCEEILEKSPTAIRFLKAAFNADTDGLAGIQQFAGDATLLYYTTDEAKEGRDAFKEKRKPDFGQFPRFP, encoded by the coding sequence ATGTCAGCTGTTGAATGGGTTGCAGGAAAACAGTACGAAGAAATCATGTATGAAACATACAATGGAATTGCGAAAATTACGATTAACAGACCGCAAGTCCATAATGCCTTTACTCCAAGAACGGTAATGGAATTAATTGATGCATTTGCGTACGCACGTGATGATGAAAATGTAGGTGTTATTGTCCTGACGGGTGCTGGAGACAAAGCATTTTGTTCAGGCGGGGACCAATCTGTCAGAGGACATGGCGGATATGTAGGCGATGACCAGATCCCTCGTTTAAATGTACTGGATCTGCAGCGCCTAATCCGTGTCATTCCTAAGCCGGTTATTGCAATGGTAAAAGGCTATGCAATTGGTGGAGGACATGTCCTTCATATCGTATGTGACTTAACGATTGCAGCAGATAACGCTGTATTCGGACAAACAGGACCTAAAGTAGGAAGCTTCGATGCTGGTTATGGTTCAGGATATCTTGCAAGAATCGTCGGCCATAAGAAAGCACGCGAAATTTGGTATCTGTGCCGCCAGTACGGCGCTCAGGAAGCTTTGGATATGGGGCTTGTCAATACGGTGGTGCCGCTTGAGAAAGTGGAAGAAGAAACAATTAAGTGGTGTGAAGAAATACTTGAGAAGAGCCCGACGGCTATCCGCTTCTTGAAGGCTGCCTTCAATGCCGATACTGATGGGCTTGCAGGAATCCAGCAATTCGCCGGAGATGCAACACTTCTATACTATACAACGGATGAAGCGAAAGAAGGCCGTGACGCATTTAAAGAAAAGCGCAAGCCTGACTTCGGCCAATTCCCGCGTTTCCCTTGA
- the menH gene encoding 2-succinyl-6-hydroxy-2,4-cyclohexadiene-1-carboxylate synthase: protein MKYVINGVRYHVDTWGAGFPLLLLHGFTGNSEGWKEFAPFWKDHSKTIALDIIGHGESGSPPDIGHYQIEESAAVINSLLEKMGIGKIDVLGYSMGGRLALTFAVKYPEKVRMLILESASPGLRTEKERHDRRIQDTKLSKRIRQEGINNFIDYWEDIPLFQSQKSLPEKIRTRIRSQRLANSIDGLANSLNGMGTGSQPSWWDELVQLEMPVFLITGELDQKFCRIAEEMSKILPNVQWKSIEDAGHAIHVEKPELFGTIVSGFLSQTGEINTKAAKIEE from the coding sequence ATGAAATATGTCATTAATGGAGTTCGATATCATGTCGATACATGGGGGGCGGGATTTCCGCTTCTGCTTCTACATGGCTTCACAGGAAATAGTGAAGGTTGGAAAGAGTTCGCTCCCTTCTGGAAGGATCATTCGAAGACAATAGCTTTGGACATCATCGGCCATGGAGAGTCTGGATCACCACCTGATATTGGCCATTATCAAATAGAAGAGTCGGCCGCAGTGATTAACAGTCTATTAGAAAAGATGGGAATCGGGAAGATCGATGTTCTTGGATATTCTATGGGAGGGCGCCTTGCGCTAACTTTTGCGGTTAAATATCCTGAAAAGGTCCGCATGTTGATTTTGGAAAGTGCTTCTCCTGGGCTTAGGACGGAAAAGGAGCGGCATGACAGAAGGATTCAGGATACAAAATTGTCTAAAAGAATCCGGCAGGAAGGCATTAATAATTTTATTGACTATTGGGAGGACATCCCTTTATTCCAAAGTCAAAAAAGCCTTCCAGAAAAAATTCGCACAAGAATAAGAAGCCAGCGTTTGGCCAATTCTATTGATGGTCTGGCAAACAGCCTGAATGGCATGGGAACTGGCTCGCAGCCATCCTGGTGGGACGAGCTTGTTCAGCTCGAAATGCCAGTCTTTCTAATTACCGGAGAACTGGATCAAAAATTCTGCAGAATTGCAGAAGAGATGTCGAAAATTTTGCCAAATGTCCAGTGGAAGTCAATTGAAGATGCAGGACATGCAATTCATGTGGAGAAACCTGAATTATTTGGTACAATAGTAAGTGGGTTTTTGTCGCAAACAGGGGAGATTAATACAAAAGCAGCAAAGATTGAAGAATGA
- the menD gene encoding 2-succinyl-5-enolpyruvyl-6-hydroxy-3-cyclohexene-1-carboxylic-acid synthase: MNHQEALTSYIAAFVAELVKNGIEDVVVSPGSRSTPMAMVMAEHPELRVHIHVDERSAAFFALGIAKASQKPAALLCTSGTAAANYYPAIVEARYSRVPLIVLTADRPHELRDVGAPQAIDQIHLYGKNAKWFVEMAPPENTAEMLRYARTVCARAASAAQGSPAGPVHLNFPFREPLVPQLDRADLFELHERTEGYVNIQGGQFGLHNEQYKEMAQILNSAQKGIIVCGPLEKSDFPAAVIKLAEKLKYPIIADPLSQLRSGLHEGSCIIDAYDSFLKTEDAKKELKPDVIIRFGAMPVSKPLTIFMKENSTARQIIVDGGGGWRDPALLSTEMIHCDELLFCESVYPYLNTPENDEFIALWKKINDLTRSRLADINAVDELSEGKLFFQLAELLPEGSTLFVGNSMPIRDLDTFFHYNQKGIRVMANRGANGIDGTVSTALGAGMASQPLYLVLGDLTFFHDLNGLIASKQYEIDINILLINNNGGGIFSFLPQANHPRNFEKLFGTPLDLDFSHAIKMFGGQYDLIKDWEHFISVFKQNMDRSGIKVMEITTNRDRNLTEHRELWESVSREISRLLEG; the protein is encoded by the coding sequence GTGAATCATCAGGAAGCTTTAACTTCATATATAGCCGCATTTGTGGCTGAATTAGTAAAAAACGGGATAGAGGATGTCGTGGTCAGTCCCGGCTCCCGTTCTACCCCAATGGCTATGGTAATGGCAGAGCATCCGGAGCTTCGTGTACATATCCATGTGGACGAGCGCTCGGCTGCCTTTTTTGCGTTGGGGATTGCTAAGGCATCCCAAAAACCAGCAGCTTTGCTGTGTACATCTGGAACGGCTGCAGCCAATTACTATCCTGCCATTGTGGAAGCCCGGTATTCCAGAGTGCCGCTAATTGTACTTACTGCGGACCGGCCTCATGAACTAAGAGATGTGGGTGCTCCACAGGCGATCGATCAGATCCATTTATATGGTAAAAATGCAAAGTGGTTTGTTGAGATGGCTCCTCCTGAGAATACAGCAGAAATGCTTCGTTATGCCCGCACAGTATGTGCAAGAGCAGCCTCTGCTGCCCAGGGCTCGCCGGCAGGACCTGTTCATCTTAACTTTCCTTTCCGTGAGCCGCTGGTTCCACAGCTCGATCGTGCTGATTTATTTGAGCTTCATGAGCGCACCGAAGGTTATGTAAATATTCAGGGTGGCCAGTTTGGGTTGCATAACGAACAGTACAAGGAAATGGCACAGATATTAAACTCTGCACAAAAAGGGATTATTGTCTGCGGTCCTTTGGAGAAATCTGACTTCCCTGCAGCCGTGATTAAGCTGGCGGAAAAGCTGAAATATCCGATCATTGCCGATCCATTATCCCAGCTAAGAAGCGGGCTTCACGAAGGAAGCTGCATTATTGATGCATATGATAGCTTTTTGAAAACTGAGGATGCGAAAAAGGAACTCAAGCCGGATGTCATTATACGCTTCGGGGCAATGCCTGTATCGAAGCCATTGACCATTTTTATGAAAGAAAATAGCACTGCCCGCCAAATTATTGTTGATGGAGGCGGCGGATGGCGGGATCCTGCACTGCTCTCGACCGAAATGATTCATTGCGATGAGCTGCTATTCTGCGAGTCTGTCTACCCATATTTAAACACTCCCGAGAATGATGAATTCATTGCTCTATGGAAGAAAATCAATGATCTTACCAGATCAAGGCTTGCGGATATTAATGCAGTGGACGAACTGAGCGAGGGGAAATTATTTTTCCAGCTGGCGGAATTGCTGCCGGAAGGCTCAACCCTATTTGTAGGAAATAGTATGCCTATACGGGACCTGGATACATTCTTCCACTATAATCAAAAGGGCATTAGAGTAATGGCCAACAGGGGAGCAAATGGCATTGATGGCACCGTTTCAACTGCTCTTGGTGCTGGGATGGCCTCACAGCCGCTTTATCTAGTGCTTGGTGATTTAACCTTTTTCCATGACTTAAATGGCTTAATTGCCTCTAAACAGTATGAGATTGATATCAATATATTGCTGATTAATAATAATGGAGGCGGAATCTTCTCATTCCTTCCGCAGGCCAATCACCCCCGGAACTTTGAAAAACTGTTTGGAACACCGCTTGATCTGGATTTCAGCCATGCCATTAAGATGTTTGGCGGCCAATATGATTTAATCAAAGATTGGGAGCATTTTATTTCCGTCTTCAAACAGAACATGGACAGATCAGGCATAAAGGTAATGGAAATTACGACAAATCGGGACAGAAATTTAACCGAGCATCGAGAATTGTGGGAATCTGTTTCCCGGGAAATAAGTCGATTGCTGGAAGGGTGA
- a CDS encoding isochorismate synthase has translation MVTIQDTELKEGIQEAIERAKALSKPVLVSEVQKINHIDPLSFYAAGKSRFFGERFFWKDPSGETYIIGLGICKQIQSDQSTGRFNRVEKEWKRFINNSIIFNPYDKNATGPVMFGGFSFDPLKKKTKLWSKYSDSLFHVPTYMYSEMNGQAYLTTNVVCTQHDGDSLFEKIVAERGMLMASIKDYHPESANTLQKEADINPEKWMETVDAVVDELKSGSLKKVVLARESRLIYDKPIEIERVLWNLMHMQRESFIFAFESNGDCFIGASPERLIKKYGENVFTTCLAGSIPRGKTEEDDHILGDALLHDQKNLTEHQYVVDMIKEAMEESCSEVELPDEPQLMKMRDIQHLYTPVIGKTKGDASLLALVDRLHPTPALGGLPKKEAVEKIREAEELDRGFYAAPLGWMDFRGNGEYAVAIRSGLIQGNEASLFAGCGVVQDSNAESEYQETKIKFRPMLTALGGYEK, from the coding sequence TTGGTTACGATACAAGATACGGAACTAAAAGAAGGGATCCAAGAGGCGATTGAGAGGGCAAAAGCCTTGTCAAAGCCTGTTTTAGTGAGCGAAGTTCAAAAAATAAATCATATAGACCCCCTTTCTTTTTATGCGGCAGGAAAGAGCCGTTTTTTTGGTGAACGCTTTTTCTGGAAGGATCCTTCTGGTGAAACTTATATAATCGGGCTTGGGATTTGCAAGCAAATCCAGTCAGATCAAAGTACAGGCAGATTTAATCGTGTTGAAAAGGAATGGAAGCGTTTTATTAATAACAGCATTATTTTTAACCCTTATGATAAAAATGCTACAGGGCCCGTGATGTTTGGCGGCTTTTCTTTCGATCCGCTAAAGAAGAAAACAAAGCTTTGGTCGAAGTATTCCGATTCCCTTTTTCATGTGCCGACTTATATGTACAGTGAAATGAATGGACAGGCGTATTTGACAACAAATGTTGTCTGCACTCAGCATGATGGTGATTCTCTTTTTGAAAAGATAGTGGCCGAACGAGGCATGCTAATGGCTTCAATCAAAGATTATCATCCTGAGAGTGCAAACACTCTTCAGAAGGAAGCGGATATCAATCCGGAAAAATGGATGGAGACGGTAGATGCGGTTGTAGATGAACTTAAATCCGGATCTTTAAAAAAGGTTGTGCTTGCCCGGGAATCCAGGCTCATTTATGATAAGCCGATTGAGATTGAAAGAGTTCTCTGGAATCTGATGCACATGCAGAGAGAAAGCTTTATCTTTGCTTTTGAATCGAACGGTGACTGCTTTATTGGAGCCTCACCTGAACGGCTTATAAAGAAATATGGAGAAAATGTTTTTACAACTTGTCTGGCAGGTTCCATCCCAAGAGGCAAAACGGAAGAAGATGATCATATCCTTGGCGATGCTTTATTGCATGATCAGAAAAATTTAACCGAACATCAATATGTGGTTGATATGATTAAAGAAGCAATGGAGGAATCCTGCTCAGAAGTTGAACTGCCGGATGAGCCGCAGCTGATGAAGATGAGAGATATTCAGCACTTGTATACTCCTGTAATAGGAAAAACCAAGGGAGATGCTTCCCTTCTTGCTTTAGTTGACCGTCTGCATCCGACTCCTGCTCTTGGGGGTCTGCCTAAAAAAGAAGCAGTGGAAAAAATAAGAGAAGCAGAAGAACTGGATCGGGGCTTTTATGCTGCTCCATTAGGATGGATGGACTTCAGAGGAAATGGCGAATATGCTGTTGCAATCAGATCTGGACTTATTCAGGGAAATGAAGCATCCTTATTTGCAGGCTGCGGAGTGGTGCAGGATTCAAATGCCGAAAGCGAGTACCAGGAAACAAAGATTAAATTCCGGCCAATGCTTACGGCTCTTGGGGGTTATGAAAAGTGA